One Leisingera sp. M658 genomic window carries:
- a CDS encoding methylated-DNA--[protein]-cysteine S-methyltransferase — translation MISASLDTPVGALSVTERDGAIVRLAWSAQADGQSALLDRALAQLRAYFSGELTAFDLPLFVEGSDFQRAVCDAMLAIPLGETRTYGEIAKDLGAPPQPVGNACGANPIPVIIPCHRVLSATGLGGFSGQGGVETKVALLKHEGAAGLLI, via the coding sequence ATGATTTCAGCGAGCCTTGATACACCCGTGGGTGCGCTCAGCGTGACAGAGCGGGACGGCGCCATTGTGCGCCTTGCCTGGTCAGCTCAGGCGGACGGGCAGTCGGCGCTTTTGGACCGCGCGCTGGCACAGTTGCGTGCCTACTTTTCCGGTGAACTGACGGCCTTCGATTTGCCGCTGTTTGTAGAGGGCTCGGACTTTCAGCGCGCGGTCTGTGATGCGATGCTGGCAATCCCGCTTGGCGAAACCCGCACTTATGGAGAAATCGCCAAGGATCTCGGCGCCCCGCCGCAGCCGGTTGGCAATGCTTGCGGCGCCAATCCGATCCCGGTGATCATTCCCTGCCACCGGGTGCTGAGCGCCACGGGACTGGGCGGCTTTTCGGGCCAGGGCGGGGTCGAAACCAAAGTCGCGCTTTTGAAACATGAAGGCGCTGCGGGCCTGCTGATCTGA
- a CDS encoding transporter substrate-binding domain-containing protein, whose protein sequence is MLNSFCRRLLGLGALLGLLPSAALAICDVDYVVQPGDNLFSIAETHYGDRERWTMIYYRNQDVLVGSSVVPGRKLQIPCIKQATAPDATPLRRQEAEMTLLTGGGYAPFTDRGLPGQGMVTELVNAALELAPSPVSYAINWEDDWSKHLFPMLDQKEFDMGFPWFKPDCAAEPDNERCVNFHFSEPVMALPIMLFVRVEDQFAYADDKDIEGKTLCRPKGYFTHDLNRQGRRWLDDGKITLVQPQSPADCFRMVSEGQVDAVAVNLFLGASTIVREGLRDTVLPLEKPLSEEGLHVVISKRHWRGTSHLYRINAGLKKLRDSGRFEEIMSRHLELFWAQLQ, encoded by the coding sequence ATGCTGAACAGCTTCTGCCGCCGCTTGCTGGGCTTAGGCGCGCTGCTGGGGCTGCTGCCCTCGGCGGCCCTGGCGATCTGCGATGTGGATTATGTCGTGCAGCCGGGGGACAACCTGTTTTCGATCGCCGAGACCCATTACGGCGACCGCGAACGCTGGACCATGATTTACTACCGCAACCAGGATGTTCTTGTAGGATCGTCGGTGGTGCCGGGCCGCAAACTGCAGATCCCCTGCATCAAACAGGCGACCGCCCCGGACGCCACCCCGCTGCGCAGGCAGGAGGCAGAGATGACGCTGCTGACCGGCGGCGGCTATGCGCCCTTTACCGACCGCGGGCTGCCGGGCCAGGGCATGGTGACCGAGCTGGTCAATGCGGCGCTGGAACTGGCGCCTTCGCCGGTGTCTTATGCGATCAACTGGGAGGACGACTGGTCCAAGCATCTGTTTCCGATGCTGGACCAAAAGGAGTTCGATATGGGCTTCCCTTGGTTCAAGCCCGATTGCGCGGCAGAGCCGGACAACGAGCGCTGCGTGAACTTTCACTTTTCCGAACCGGTGATGGCGCTGCCAATCATGCTGTTTGTGCGGGTTGAGGATCAGTTCGCCTATGCAGACGACAAGGATATCGAGGGCAAGACCCTGTGCCGTCCCAAAGGCTATTTCACCCACGATTTGAACCGGCAGGGGCGCCGCTGGCTGGATGACGGCAAGATCACCCTGGTGCAGCCGCAATCACCGGCCGACTGTTTCCGCATGGTGTCCGAGGGGCAGGTGGATGCGGTGGCGGTGAACCTGTTCCTGGGCGCCAGCACGATTGTCCGGGAAGGTCTGCGCGACACTGTGCTGCCGCTGGAAAAACCGCTGTCCGAAGAGGGCTTGCACGTGGTGATTTCCAAGCGTCACTGGCGCGGCACGTCGCATCTGTACCGGATCAACGCAGGCCTGAAAAAGCTCCGTGACAGCGGCCGCTTCGAGGAAATCATGTCACGCCATCTGGAACTGTTCTGGGCTCAGCTGCAGTAA
- a CDS encoding transporter substrate-binding domain-containing protein, with translation MKTYIAAAAMGLFAFAANSAAAETCGGVYSVQPGDSLSVIADKLYKDAGKWSAIHSRNIDTIGPKPSALRVGMKLSLACLEGLPLGLEGGKEISASVPVAAKPVQIASGSAEVRHRINLLTADDFAPFTGKDLHNGGMMTDVLNAAMRHANPEQGYAVHWVDLWTAHEEPLLSNALLDAGFPWYKPDCGNNPEEPRCKNFLFSDPLFEVLVLMFTDKARPLTFTKDEDLFGKTFCRPQGYETYLFEQQGRHWLRDGKVEVVQPLTTAECYEMVLAGKADAVVMNEFTGRAQIKELGLSDRFDAVPEPISIQALHVIVHKTHPQAKQLMQMVNASLQGIREDGTYQAIIEDHMARVWAGF, from the coding sequence ATGAAGACATACATTGCAGCCGCTGCTATGGGCCTGTTTGCCTTTGCAGCCAATTCTGCTGCGGCTGAGACTTGCGGCGGAGTCTATTCCGTGCAGCCGGGCGACAGCCTGTCGGTGATCGCTGACAAGCTGTATAAGGATGCGGGCAAATGGAGCGCGATCCACAGCCGCAACATTGATACCATTGGCCCCAAGCCCAGTGCCCTGCGCGTCGGCATGAAGCTGTCGCTGGCCTGTCTTGAGGGCCTGCCCCTAGGTCTGGAAGGCGGCAAGGAAATCTCTGCCAGCGTGCCTGTGGCTGCCAAACCGGTGCAGATCGCCTCAGGCAGCGCCGAGGTGCGACACCGCATCAACCTGCTGACTGCGGATGACTTTGCCCCCTTTACCGGCAAGGACCTGCACAACGGCGGCATGATGACCGACGTGCTGAACGCGGCAATGCGCCATGCCAATCCTGAGCAGGGATACGCCGTTCATTGGGTCGACCTGTGGACGGCGCATGAAGAGCCGCTGCTGTCCAATGCGCTGCTGGACGCGGGCTTCCCCTGGTACAAGCCGGATTGCGGAAACAACCCCGAAGAACCGCGCTGCAAGAACTTCCTGTTCTCGGACCCGCTGTTCGAAGTGCTGGTGCTGATGTTCACCGACAAGGCGCGGCCCCTGACCTTCACCAAGGACGAAGACCTGTTCGGCAAGACATTCTGCCGCCCGCAGGGCTATGAGACCTATCTGTTCGAACAGCAGGGCCGCCACTGGCTGCGCGACGGCAAGGTTGAGGTGGTGCAACCGCTGACCACAGCCGAATGCTACGAGATGGTGCTGGCGGGCAAGGCGGATGCGGTCGTAATGAACGAATTCACCGGCCGCGCGCAGATCAAGGAGCTGGGCCTGTCGGACCGCTTTGACGCGGTGCCCGAACCGATCTCGATCCAGGCGCTGCACGTGATCGTCCACAAGACCCACCCCCAGGCAAAGCAGCTGATGCAGATGGTCAACGCGTCGCTGCAGGGTATCCGCGAGGACGGCACCTATCAGGCGATCATCGAAGACCACATGGCCCGGGTCTGGGCCGGATTTTGA
- the ileS gene encoding isoleucine--tRNA ligase: MCADTPQTPDYKDTLNLPKTDFPMRAGLPKREPSWLERWAQIGVYDRLRDKAAAAKGSDAERQPFTLHDGPPYANGHLHIGHALNKTIKDMIVRSHQMMGFDARYVPGWDCHGLPIEWKIEEQYRKKGKNKDAVPVVEFRQECRAFADAWVDIQREEFKRLGITGNWDDPYLTMNYHAEAVIADEFMKFLMNGTLYQGSKPVMWSPVEKTALAEAEVEYHDKESFTIWVKFKVAEPADHKLAGANVVIWTTTPWTMPSNKAVVYGEEIAYGLYEVTGTPDECWAAAGEKYILADNLAADVFKRARLAEDQYTRVANVPASDLAGIGLTHPLHGAEGGNGEWDDIRDFRAADFVTDTEGTGFVHCAPSHGMEEFELYRDLGMLEQVITYNVMDDGGFRADLPFFGGKYILNRKGGEGDANKAVIDKLTEVGGLLARGKIKHSYPHSWRSKAPIIYRNTPQWFASVDRKMDDGMDQMGDTIRERALRSIDELVKWYPQTGRNRLHSMIESRPDWVLSRQRAWGVPLTCFTKKGALPTDAGFLLRNDEVNKRIVAEFDAHGADVWYQDGFKAKVLDGIVDADAYDQVFDVLDVWFDSGSTHAFVLRDREDGTEDGIADVYMEGTDQHRGWFHSSLLQACGTKGRAPYRNVVTHGFTLDEKGMKMSKSLGNTIVPEKIVQQYGADILRLWVAQTDYTSDQRIGPEILKGTADSYRRLRNTMRFLLGSLSDFTEEQRVEPADMPELEQWVLHRLAELDHKVRTGYQTFDFQGVFSAVFNFATVDLSAFYFDVRKDALYCDGDTLNARAARTVLDILFHRLTTWLAPVLVFTMEEVWLEKYPGEGSSIHLQDIPNTPADWLNEPLAAKWSKIRQARRVVTAALEVQRTDKVIGASLEAAPVVHVRDGEALEALKSVNFADICITSDIMLTNDPAPAEAFRMPEVDGVSVVFEKADGGKCQRCWKILPDVGNHVHDGVCGRCDSALG; this comes from the coding sequence ATGTGCGCCGACACGCCCCAGACGCCTGACTACAAAGACACCCTGAACCTGCCGAAAACCGATTTCCCGATGCGCGCAGGCCTGCCCAAGCGCGAGCCTTCATGGCTGGAGCGCTGGGCGCAGATCGGGGTCTATGACCGCTTGCGTGACAAGGCCGCCGCAGCCAAGGGCAGTGACGCCGAGCGCCAGCCCTTCACCCTGCATGACGGCCCGCCCTATGCCAACGGCCATCTGCACATCGGCCACGCGCTGAACAAAACCATCAAGGACATGATCGTGCGCTCGCATCAGATGATGGGGTTTGACGCGCGCTATGTGCCGGGCTGGGACTGCCACGGCCTGCCGATTGAATGGAAGATCGAGGAGCAGTACCGCAAGAAGGGCAAGAACAAGGACGCGGTGCCGGTGGTTGAATTCCGCCAGGAATGCCGCGCCTTTGCCGATGCTTGGGTGGATATCCAGCGCGAGGAGTTCAAGCGGCTGGGCATCACCGGAAACTGGGATGATCCGTATCTGACCATGAACTACCACGCCGAAGCGGTGATCGCGGATGAGTTCATGAAATTCCTGATGAACGGCACGCTGTATCAGGGCTCGAAACCCGTGATGTGGTCGCCGGTCGAAAAAACCGCCCTGGCCGAGGCCGAGGTGGAGTACCACGACAAGGAAAGCTTCACCATCTGGGTGAAGTTCAAGGTGGCAGAGCCTGCTGATCACAAACTGGCCGGCGCCAATGTCGTGATCTGGACCACCACGCCCTGGACCATGCCATCGAATAAGGCCGTGGTCTACGGTGAAGAGATCGCCTATGGCCTCTATGAAGTCACCGGCACTCCGGATGAGTGCTGGGCTGCTGCGGGCGAGAAATACATCCTGGCCGACAATCTGGCGGCAGATGTGTTCAAACGCGCGCGCCTGGCTGAGGATCAGTACACCCGTGTGGCAAACGTTCCGGCCTCTGACCTGGCGGGCATCGGCCTGACCCACCCGCTGCACGGCGCAGAGGGCGGCAATGGCGAATGGGACGATATCCGCGACTTCCGCGCCGCTGATTTTGTGACCGATACCGAAGGCACCGGCTTTGTCCATTGCGCGCCGTCGCACGGGATGGAGGAATTCGAGCTCTACCGCGACCTCGGCATGCTGGAGCAGGTCATCACCTACAACGTGATGGACGACGGCGGCTTCCGCGCCGATCTGCCATTCTTTGGTGGCAAATACATCCTCAACCGCAAGGGCGGCGAGGGCGATGCCAACAAGGCAGTGATCGACAAGCTGACCGAGGTTGGCGGTCTGCTGGCACGCGGCAAGATCAAGCACAGCTACCCGCATTCCTGGCGCTCCAAGGCGCCGATCATCTACCGCAACACGCCGCAGTGGTTTGCCAGCGTTGACCGCAAAATGGACGACGGCATGGACCAGATGGGCGATACCATCCGCGAACGTGCGCTGCGCTCGATCGACGAGCTGGTGAAATGGTACCCGCAAACGGGGCGCAACCGCCTGCATTCGATGATCGAAAGCCGCCCCGACTGGGTGCTGAGCCGCCAGCGCGCCTGGGGCGTGCCGCTGACCTGCTTCACCAAAAAGGGTGCGCTGCCGACCGACGCGGGCTTCCTGCTGCGCAATGACGAGGTGAACAAGCGCATCGTGGCAGAGTTCGACGCGCATGGTGCGGATGTCTGGTACCAGGACGGCTTCAAGGCCAAGGTGCTGGATGGCATCGTTGATGCAGACGCCTATGATCAGGTGTTTGACGTGCTGGATGTATGGTTCGATAGTGGCTCGACCCACGCCTTTGTGCTGCGCGACCGCGAGGACGGCACCGAAGACGGCATTGCCGACGTATATATGGAGGGCACCGACCAGCACCGCGGCTGGTTCCACTCGTCCCTGCTGCAGGCCTGCGGCACCAAGGGGCGCGCACCTTACCGCAACGTGGTGACACACGGGTTCACGCTGGACGAGAAGGGCATGAAGATGTCCAAGTCGCTGGGCAACACCATCGTACCGGAAAAGATCGTGCAGCAGTACGGCGCCGATATCCTGCGCTTGTGGGTGGCCCAGACCGACTATACTTCGGACCAGCGGATCGGGCCGGAAATCCTGAAAGGCACTGCCGACAGCTACCGCCGCCTGCGCAACACCATGCGCTTCCTGCTGGGCAGCTTGAGTGATTTCACCGAGGAACAGCGCGTGGAGCCGGCGGATATGCCGGAGCTGGAGCAGTGGGTGCTGCACCGGCTGGCGGAACTCGACCACAAGGTGCGCACCGGCTATCAGACGTTTGATTTCCAGGGCGTGTTCTCGGCGGTGTTCAACTTTGCCACGGTGGATCTGTCGGCCTTCTATTTCGACGTTCGCAAGGATGCGCTCTATTGCGATGGCGACACCCTGAATGCCCGCGCCGCGCGCACGGTGCTGGATATCCTGTTCCACCGGCTGACCACATGGCTGGCACCGGTCCTGGTGTTCACTATGGAAGAGGTCTGGCTGGAAAAATACCCGGGCGAGGGCAGCTCAATCCATCTGCAGGACATTCCCAACACCCCCGCTGACTGGCTGAATGAGCCGCTGGCGGCGAAATGGTCCAAGATCCGCCAGGCCCGCCGGGTGGTGACGGCAGCGCTTGAAGTACAGCGCACCGACAAGGTGATCGGTGCCTCGCTTGAGGCCGCCCCGGTGGTGCATGTGCGCGACGGCGAGGCGCTGGAGGCGCTGAAATCGGTGAACTTTGCCGATATCTGCATTACCTCGGACATCATGCTGACCAATGATCCGGCCCCGGCCGAAGCATTCCGTATGCCCGAGGTCGACGGTGTTTCGGTGGTGTTTGAGAAAGCTGACGGCGGCAAGTGCCAGCGTTGCTGGAAGATCCTGCCGGATGTGGGCAATCACGTCCATGACGGTGTTTGCGGCCGCTGCGATAGCGCGCTGGGATAA